The following proteins come from a genomic window of Pirellulaceae bacterium:
- a CDS encoding glycosyltransferase, whose protein sequence is MHTEYRVFIGPVEVAGYYHHLYAGLQSLGVNCDLVEYRPHRFRYGTKIKTPMFVRWSQQLAALTSGKKTWRTLAQPVEKLCLVLFAAQAIFRYNVFVFGFGKSLLPANLDLPILKLLGKRVIMNLGHGSEARPTYFNGAEPEVDGRRRMSVVQLKRKVKRRRRLVQRLERLVDYCVGAPYTSQFAHRPMINWFALGVPFQLPPLAGISNSNDVQLDSHQRPVLILHSPSHQAAKGTALIRAAIERLRAKGYDIDYREIVGRPNSEVLHEIANCDLVVDQLYSDTPLAGFATEAASFGKPVVVGGYALGELQQFVPEGMWPPSLVCHPNQLDDAIEQLLVDSQLRVALGHRLRQFMASKWTAEQVAERYLQLFAGNVNKDWWLQPSQIHYVQGYGQDESVTQDRIARLVKTHGACSLQLAHHPALQSACLKFAGVAPSTNTP, encoded by the coding sequence GTGCACACAGAATACCGAGTGTTCATAGGCCCTGTGGAGGTGGCAGGGTATTACCACCATTTGTACGCCGGGCTGCAATCATTGGGCGTTAATTGTGATTTGGTTGAGTATCGACCGCACCGATTTCGATACGGCACTAAGATCAAGACCCCCATGTTTGTCCGTTGGTCACAGCAGTTGGCAGCGCTCACCAGCGGTAAGAAAACTTGGCGCACGCTAGCTCAGCCAGTCGAAAAGCTATGTCTGGTGTTGTTTGCGGCGCAAGCCATATTTCGCTACAACGTTTTTGTATTTGGATTTGGTAAGTCACTGTTGCCGGCGAATTTGGATCTACCCATTTTGAAGCTGCTTGGCAAGCGCGTGATTATGAACCTGGGTCACGGTTCAGAAGCTCGACCGACCTACTTCAACGGCGCTGAACCCGAAGTAGATGGACGGCGACGCATGTCAGTGGTACAGCTTAAACGCAAAGTCAAACGACGCAGGCGGCTGGTGCAGCGGCTTGAGCGACTGGTCGACTACTGCGTGGGCGCCCCTTACACCAGCCAGTTCGCTCACCGACCGATGATCAATTGGTTTGCCCTGGGGGTTCCGTTTCAGCTACCGCCGTTGGCTGGTATTTCAAACTCAAACGATGTACAACTTGACAGCCACCAACGTCCAGTGCTCATTCTACACAGTCCCTCCCATCAAGCCGCTAAAGGCACCGCCTTGATTCGTGCAGCAATCGAGCGGCTGCGTGCCAAAGGATACGACATCGACTACCGCGAGATTGTTGGCCGTCCTAATTCGGAAGTGCTGCATGAAATTGCCAATTGTGACTTGGTAGTCGATCAACTATACTCCGACACCCCGCTGGCCGGATTCGCCACCGAAGCCGCCAGCTTCGGCAAGCCCGTAGTCGTGGGTGGTTATGCTCTCGGCGAGCTGCAACAATTTGTACCTGAAGGCATGTGGCCTCCCTCGCTGGTCTGTCATCCTAACCAGCTGGACGACGCCATTGAACAGTTGCTGGTCGACAGCCAATTGCGAGTAGCCCTGGGGCACCGCCTGCGCCAGTTCATGGCAAGCAAATGGACTGCCGAGCAAGTCGCTGAGCGTTATCTACAGTTGTTCGCCGGCAACGTGAATAAGGATTGGTGGCTACAACCGAGCCAGATTCATTATGTCCAAGGATATGGACAAGACGAGTCGGTCACCCAAGACCGAATTGCGAGACTTGTGAAGACGCATGGCGCCTGTTCGCTACAGTTGGCTCATCACCCTGCGTTACAGAGTGCGTGCCTGAAGTTTGCCGGAGTGGCACCGTCGACAAACACGCCCTGA
- a CDS encoding DegT/DnrJ/EryC1/StrS family aminotransferase, giving the protein MAINFSKSSPSREFIPLASPDIRTEDIDSAVRVLRSGMLVQGSEVARLEAAIAQFVGVQQAVCVANGTASLHLSLLSLGIGAGDEVIVPAFSFMATANVVELVGAKPVFVDVRADTFNIDVTQIEPAMTPACKAIMPVHEFGLCCDLPAIHRLAQLHDLAIIEDAACALGAKDGTMLAGSLGTLGSFSLHPRKAITCGEGGLVTTNNSELAQRIRVLRNHGIDSTQPGLNFIAPGFNYRMTDFQAALALSQFQRLPQTLDYRLRLASIYLSEIHNPLVTLPTCDDHKLHTWQSFHVMLDESLDRDAVIQFMRQRGIGCNLGAQCMPAQPWFQQRYQHDCPRQFPNAWRAFTHGLVLPLYEKMTEQDVRYVCDVVNQIAA; this is encoded by the coding sequence ATGGCAATTAACTTCTCAAAGTCGTCTCCGTCGCGTGAGTTTATTCCACTGGCTAGTCCCGATATCCGCACCGAGGATATCGACAGTGCGGTACGCGTTCTGCGTAGCGGGATGCTGGTGCAAGGTTCAGAAGTCGCGCGGCTGGAAGCTGCCATTGCGCAGTTCGTGGGCGTGCAGCAAGCTGTGTGTGTGGCCAATGGGACCGCATCATTGCATTTGTCGTTGTTATCGCTGGGAATCGGAGCGGGCGACGAGGTAATCGTGCCCGCCTTTTCGTTCATGGCCACCGCAAACGTGGTTGAACTGGTTGGCGCGAAACCCGTTTTTGTGGATGTTCGTGCAGACACTTTTAATATTGACGTCACTCAAATCGAACCGGCCATGACACCAGCCTGCAAGGCGATCATGCCGGTACATGAATTCGGTTTGTGCTGCGATTTGCCTGCCATCCACAGACTCGCCCAGCTACATGATCTAGCGATTATCGAAGACGCCGCCTGTGCCTTAGGTGCCAAAGACGGTACCATGTTGGCAGGCAGCCTAGGCACCTTGGGTTCGTTTTCACTGCATCCGCGCAAGGCAATCACGTGTGGCGAAGGTGGCCTTGTGACCACGAACAACTCTGAACTTGCCCAACGTATTCGCGTGCTCAGAAATCATGGCATCGACTCGACGCAACCTGGATTGAACTTCATAGCCCCCGGCTTCAATTACCGAATGACTGATTTTCAAGCTGCGCTGGCGCTTTCTCAGTTCCAACGATTGCCGCAGACATTGGATTACCGACTGCGACTCGCCTCAATCTACTTGTCTGAAATTCACAATCCATTGGTCACGCTGCCCACTTGCGATGACCATAAACTACATACGTGGCAATCTTTCCATGTGATGTTGGACGAATCACTGGACCGGGACGCCGTGATTCAGTTCATGCGCCAGCGCGGCATTGGTTGCAATCTAGGCGCTCAATGCATGCCGGCCCAACCCTGGTTTCAACAACGCTATCAGCACGACTGTCCGCGACAGTTCCCTAACGCCTGGCGAGCCTTCACGCACGGACTTGTTTTGCCTTTATACGAAAAAATGACCGAACAAGATGTACGCTACGTTTGTGATGTCGTCAATCAGATAGCTGCCTAG
- a CDS encoding NAD-dependent epimerase/dehydratase family protein — translation MKTYFITGGAGFIANTIIRRLVDQHRIVVYDNFHRDTLSTSDLNGHPHIRVVKGDVLDLPALTLAMRGADAVVHAAGIAGIDTVIKNPVHTMRVNMLGTANMLEAAWQNRISDRIIDFSTSEVFGSMAFRSSEEDATVAGSAGEARWTYAVSKLAGEHLAHAYYRQYQLPVVTVRPFNVYGPGQTGEGAMQIFIKRALKNETIRMNGDGNQIRAWCYVDDFVECIMRCLTSPQAIGESFNIGNARAVITILGLANTVCRVLGSSSKIVHDPPLSADIAIRIPSVDKAEKILGFKAKVDLEQGILQTAQWMSKAS, via the coding sequence ATGAAGACCTATTTTATCACCGGTGGAGCAGGGTTTATCGCCAACACGATTATTCGTCGATTGGTGGATCAACATCGGATCGTCGTCTATGACAATTTCCATCGCGACACGTTGTCCACCAGCGATTTGAACGGGCATCCGCACATCCGCGTCGTCAAAGGTGATGTGCTGGATTTACCGGCGCTGACGCTGGCCATGCGTGGCGCCGATGCGGTTGTTCACGCGGCGGGAATTGCGGGCATCGACACGGTGATCAAGAATCCGGTGCACACCATGCGCGTCAACATGCTGGGTACCGCCAACATGTTGGAAGCCGCTTGGCAAAACAGAATCTCCGATCGCATCATCGACTTTTCGACCTCAGAAGTTTTTGGTTCAATGGCTTTTCGATCCTCCGAAGAGGATGCGACTGTAGCTGGCTCGGCTGGTGAGGCCCGCTGGACGTATGCGGTCTCCAAACTGGCCGGTGAGCATCTGGCGCACGCCTACTATCGCCAATATCAACTGCCCGTCGTCACCGTTCGACCATTTAATGTGTACGGTCCAGGACAAACCGGCGAAGGAGCCATGCAGATTTTTATCAAGCGTGCTTTGAAGAACGAAACCATTCGCATGAACGGCGACGGCAATCAAATCCGCGCCTGGTGCTACGTGGATGATTTTGTCGAGTGCATCATGCGCTGCTTGACCAGCCCACAGGCCATCGGTGAAAGTTTCAACATCGGCAACGCCCGAGCGGTGATTACGATCTTGGGCCTGGCCAATACGGTGTGCCGTGTGCTTGGTTCGTCCTCCAAGATCGTGCATGATCCGCCACTGTCTGCCGATATCGCGATCCGAATTCCTAGCGTCGACAAAGCCGAGAAAATTTTGGGCTTTAAGGCCAAGGTGGATTTGGAGCAAGGGATTTTGCAAACCGCCCAGTGGATGAGCAAGGCAAGTTAA
- a CDS encoding polysaccharide pyruvyl transferase family protein: MTKILVTGLCLSRNLGGPAMGLTLVDQLRKHFGDALEFKFAVSAEAFEEESRWAEHYGLKAVRRDSMFFYWLQTSKIVRCIRGVKRIVRALRQRKSVIAELRMAAPWDIHQVHKEYLAAFQWADLVIDMSGISYVGDGVASPLAAIHSYSSLYYSQRAGKPFARFIQSFGPFDNWLVRYVAKKEFAKLPFIPARGNHSAEFCRRIVADTSKVHAFPDSAILLPANFTWATDFLKKNNLSQKEYVIVSPSAVIHASIRGAVGGSVGSKHVEAMAKICMGLIERGEQIVFLPHMYSQNLRECDRQVARLVAARIPKGKWLIVEEDIDPMMAKGLIATSKYAIVSRYHALVAALSTGVDVITVGWNIKYQDMMEYYGKERYAVDMRQHEPQELADRVRALADDFGKPLSKTEDEKFRHMQKDAEQRVHDAFKLLFDWMENVRPHSQAGVRLNG; this comes from the coding sequence ATGACCAAAATCTTAGTAACAGGCCTATGCCTCAGTCGAAATCTGGGCGGCCCAGCCATGGGCCTCACCTTGGTGGATCAGCTTCGAAAGCACTTCGGTGATGCACTTGAATTCAAATTTGCAGTGTCTGCTGAAGCCTTCGAAGAAGAGTCACGCTGGGCGGAGCATTATGGATTGAAAGCCGTTCGGCGCGATTCGATGTTTTTTTACTGGCTTCAGACCAGCAAAATCGTGCGGTGCATACGCGGGGTGAAGAGAATCGTTCGGGCACTCCGACAGCGCAAGAGCGTGATTGCTGAACTGCGCATGGCGGCCCCTTGGGATATTCACCAAGTCCATAAAGAATACCTGGCTGCCTTCCAATGGGCAGACTTGGTTATCGACATGTCAGGCATTAGCTATGTTGGCGATGGAGTGGCTAGTCCGCTGGCGGCAATTCATAGCTACAGCAGCCTGTACTATTCACAACGAGCCGGCAAACCCTTCGCTCGGTTCATTCAATCGTTTGGCCCATTCGACAACTGGTTGGTCAGATATGTAGCTAAAAAAGAGTTTGCAAAGCTGCCCTTTATTCCTGCGCGGGGCAATCATAGTGCAGAATTCTGCCGACGCATTGTGGCGGATACCTCGAAAGTCCACGCGTTTCCTGATTCTGCTATTCTCCTTCCTGCAAACTTCACTTGGGCTACAGATTTTCTTAAGAAAAACAATCTCTCGCAGAAAGAATATGTGATCGTTTCTCCAAGTGCTGTGATTCACGCCAGCATTCGTGGAGCAGTCGGCGGAAGCGTCGGCAGTAAACACGTCGAAGCTATGGCCAAAATTTGCATGGGATTGATTGAGCGGGGTGAACAGATTGTCTTTCTCCCCCATATGTATTCACAGAATTTGCGCGAATGCGATCGACAGGTTGCTCGGTTGGTAGCTGCCCGTATCCCCAAAGGCAAGTGGTTGATTGTCGAGGAAGATATCGATCCCATGATGGCCAAAGGCCTAATTGCAACTTCAAAGTATGCGATCGTATCGAGGTATCATGCGCTGGTGGCCGCACTGTCAACAGGAGTTGATGTCATCACGGTAGGATGGAATATTAAGTACCAAGACATGATGGAGTATTATGGCAAGGAGCGATACGCCGTAGACATGCGGCAGCATGAACCTCAGGAACTCGCAGACCGAGTTCGTGCTCTCGCGGATGACTTTGGCAAGCCGCTATCTAAGACAGAAGACGAAAAATTCAGGCACATGCAGAAAGACGCCGAGCAACGGGTTCATGATGCTTTCAAACTGTTGTTTGACTGGATGGAAAATGTACGACCACACAGTCAGGCAGGAGTGAGACTCAATGGTTGA
- a CDS encoding oligosaccharide flippase family protein — MRKKTNTSFRGDVLRLASGTGVAQAVGLAAAPILTRLFAPDAFGQSAMFATIVSVLCIVASLGYEYAIVSPKSDRLAANLLVAVMLVCTAVVVLILAPLTIFLGTPILSGLRMTELAGVIWLMPIAVWLHGTYQALNYWNVRSKYFTRLSISQVTATATSNGTNLGFGFAGYATGAYMISAQITGQAIATIVLGAQILRDDGRFIASCLSGRAMKHLLGKYKNFPLYYTGANLVRTVSSSLVIFLLAASFSPAILGFYSLALRLLLAPVGLLGGAISRVFHEKAAVASLDGTLPVLVTSTFGQLANLGVYPIMLTGIFAEELFSFVFGDRWIEAGLYAAILSPYVALQFITAPIGILTAVLQLQRFSLIFNSLVLVSTASGLVIAGYVGNAVLAVALVSIIGSATYIIKSVLINRYAGVPARQTLSIALKPFLPVCFILFLYTISKQADFNRLAYIAIYAVLMAGSFLYFYRHSRRRMSTSK; from the coding sequence GTGCGCAAAAAAACCAACACATCGTTTCGAGGAGATGTCCTACGTTTGGCTTCAGGCACCGGAGTGGCTCAAGCAGTTGGATTGGCTGCTGCGCCAATTCTTACGCGACTGTTCGCACCTGACGCCTTTGGCCAGTCCGCCATGTTTGCGACCATTGTCAGCGTGTTATGTATTGTTGCTTCATTGGGTTACGAGTATGCGATTGTGTCGCCAAAGTCGGATAGGCTGGCCGCCAATCTTCTGGTTGCGGTCATGCTGGTTTGCACCGCTGTCGTCGTCCTGATTCTTGCACCTCTAACGATCTTCTTAGGCACACCAATTCTTTCCGGCCTGCGGATGACAGAGCTAGCTGGGGTTATATGGCTGATGCCGATTGCCGTTTGGCTTCATGGAACCTATCAAGCGTTGAACTATTGGAATGTTCGTTCAAAGTATTTTACGCGACTATCTATCTCTCAGGTCACTGCCACTGCAACTTCTAACGGAACGAACTTAGGATTCGGATTCGCGGGGTACGCAACCGGCGCGTACATGATCAGCGCGCAGATCACTGGGCAAGCCATTGCGACCATCGTCTTAGGTGCCCAGATCTTGCGGGATGATGGAAGATTCATTGCATCGTGCTTGTCCGGCCGAGCAATGAAGCATCTCCTGGGCAAATACAAAAACTTTCCGCTGTATTACACCGGTGCAAACTTGGTCCGGACGGTCTCTTCCTCTCTTGTAATCTTTTTGCTAGCAGCTTCATTTTCCCCCGCGATCCTAGGCTTTTACTCCCTTGCTTTGCGATTATTGCTCGCTCCTGTAGGCCTGCTTGGGGGAGCAATTTCCCGAGTGTTTCATGAGAAGGCGGCGGTGGCAAGCCTGGATGGCACGCTGCCGGTCCTGGTAACAAGCACCTTTGGGCAGCTCGCCAATCTTGGCGTTTATCCCATCATGCTTACCGGCATTTTTGCCGAGGAATTGTTCAGCTTTGTTTTCGGTGACAGGTGGATCGAAGCAGGATTGTACGCAGCCATTCTCAGCCCCTATGTAGCCCTGCAGTTCATTACTGCACCCATCGGCATTCTCACTGCCGTCTTGCAACTTCAGCGATTCTCTCTAATTTTTAATTCACTCGTGTTAGTCTCTACGGCGTCAGGACTGGTCATCGCTGGCTACGTCGGAAACGCAGTACTAGCCGTCGCGCTTGTGTCCATAATTGGCAGTGCCACTTATATTATCAAGTCAGTACTGATCAATCGCTATGCGGGCGTACCGGCTAGGCAGACACTGTCGATCGCTCTCAAACCCTTTCTGCCTGTTTGTTTTATCCTGTTTCTCTATACCATCTCCAAACAGGCTGATTTTAACAGGCTAGCGTACATCGCCATCTATGCCGTTCTAATGGCTGGAAGCTTCCTCTATTTCTATCGCCATTCCCGGCGGCGTATGAGCACTAGCAAATGA